In Mastigocladopsis repens PCC 10914, a single window of DNA contains:
- a CDS encoding PspA/IM30 family protein codes for MEQLFHRISQMVKAELNHINSEIDIDKYKGATATAFAAIGGIAGASIGKIGILAKGAGFSVGAVPLTAAGALTGLALYEAIRAIVEGDASSAGAAAIGSAAGAGVSAAIGGVGVAIGGTAFGVGMASMAAAGSVAGLSIAALNQLLQQGTDPEKLLDLAIEDMQEDLLKLRQAVIPVIAAQKRTLQHYEQAQAEEKKWQRRALLAVQKGDDNLARQALEQKKIFTENANTLKVNLDEQTALVDSLQSKLFAFETKVSEAKAKKAMLKARIAAAKAEAQLHTVGRLGSSSAMAAFERMEEEVLLQEARAQSAAELAGADLESQFAALQSSGNVDDELAALKEQMVHGLATSPKQAQPCEQVVDQELEALRKQLDEM; via the coding sequence ATGGAACAACTGTTTCACCGCATTAGCCAAATGGTTAAGGCTGAACTAAACCATATTAATAGTGAAATTGACATAGATAAATATAAAGGTGCTACTGCTACTGCGTTTGCGGCGATAGGAGGCATAGCTGGTGCTTCTATTGGCAAAATAGGAATATTGGCAAAAGGTGCTGGTTTTAGCGTTGGTGCTGTTCCCTTGACTGCTGCTGGTGCCTTAACTGGTCTTGCCTTATATGAAGCTATCAGAGCAATAGTAGAGGGGGATGCTTCGTCTGCTGGCGCAGCAGCAATTGGATCTGCCGCAGGTGCTGGTGTTTCTGCTGCCATTGGCGGTGTAGGAGTAGCCATAGGGGGAACAGCCTTTGGTGTTGGCATGGCTTCTATGGCAGCTGCTGGATCTGTCGCTGGGCTTAGTATAGCTGCTTTGAATCAACTACTTCAACAAGGAACTGACCCAGAAAAGCTGCTAGACTTGGCTATTGAGGATATGCAGGAAGACTTGCTCAAGTTGCGTCAGGCTGTAATCCCAGTCATAGCGGCTCAAAAACGCACTCTGCAACACTACGAACAAGCCCAAGCTGAAGAGAAAAAGTGGCAACGCCGCGCTTTGCTGGCTGTGCAAAAAGGCGATGATAATCTGGCACGGCAAGCACTGGAGCAAAAGAAGATTTTTACTGAGAATGCTAATACCCTCAAAGTTAACTTGGATGAGCAAACCGCTCTAGTGGATAGCCTCCAGAGTAAGCTATTCGCCTTTGAAACTAAGGTTTCTGAAGCAAAGGCGAAAAAGGCAATGCTCAAGGCGCGGATAGCCGCCGCCAAAGCCGAAGCGCAACTGCACACTGTTGGGCGGCTGGGTAGTAGCAGTGCGATGGCTGCCTTCGAGCGAATGGAAGAAGAAGTCTTGCTGCAAGAAGCTCGTGCCCAATCGGCAGCAGAATTGGCTGGTGCGGATTTAGAAAGCCAATTCGCCGCTTTGCAATCTAGTGGCAACGTTGATGATGAATTGGCAGCTTTGAAAGAGCAAATGGTACACGGACTTGCCACATCGCCAAAACAAGCACAACCTTGTGAGCAAGTAGTTGATCAAGAGTTGGAAGCGCTGCGAAAACAATTGGATGAAATGTAA
- a CDS encoding Coenzyme F420 hydrogenase/dehydrogenase, beta subunit C-terminal domain, translated as MTSLSPHQKAKALKPGSRRPAKELCSECGLCDTYYIHYVKEACAFINQQIDELEEQTHTRSRDLENPDELYFGVHQDMMAARKQQPIPGAQWTGIVSTIAIEMLNRGIVEGVVCVQNTKEDRFQPMPVIARTPEEILAAKVNKPTLSPNLSVLEQVEKSGLKRLLVIGVGCQIQALRAVEKQLGLEKLYVLGTPCVDNVNRAGLQKFLETTSKSPDTVVHYEFMQDFRVHFKHEDGSSETVPFFGLKTNQLKDVFAPSCMSCFDYVNSLADLVVGYMGAPFGWQWIVVRNEQGKEMLDLVKDQLETQPVMSKGDRKAAIQQSIPAYDKGVTLPMWAAKLMGVVIERIGPKGLEYGRFSIDSHFTRNYLYVKRNHPEKLEGHVPEFAKRIVGQYQLPE; from the coding sequence ATGACCTCGTTGTCTCCTCACCAAAAAGCCAAAGCCCTCAAACCCGGTAGCCGTCGCCCTGCTAAAGAACTCTGTAGCGAGTGCGGACTGTGCGATACATACTATATTCACTATGTCAAGGAAGCTTGCGCCTTTATCAATCAACAAATAGACGAACTTGAAGAACAGACGCATACTCGCTCCCGTGATTTAGAAAATCCTGATGAGTTATACTTTGGTGTTCATCAAGACATGATGGCGGCGCGGAAACAGCAGCCGATTCCTGGGGCACAATGGACGGGAATTGTAAGTACCATTGCTATTGAAATGCTCAATCGCGGCATTGTAGAAGGTGTTGTTTGTGTACAAAACACCAAAGAAGACCGCTTTCAACCTATGCCCGTCATCGCTCGTACCCCAGAAGAAATACTGGCAGCTAAGGTAAATAAACCAACACTTTCACCAAACCTTTCAGTATTGGAACAGGTGGAAAAATCCGGGTTGAAGCGACTGTTGGTGATTGGTGTTGGGTGTCAAATTCAGGCATTACGAGCTGTTGAAAAACAACTTGGCTTAGAAAAACTTTACGTTTTAGGTACGCCCTGTGTAGATAATGTTAACCGCGCTGGACTGCAAAAATTCTTAGAAACCACCAGCAAATCGCCTGACACAGTCGTGCATTACGAATTCATGCAAGACTTTCGGGTTCACTTCAAACATGAGGATGGTTCAAGCGAAACAGTGCCTTTTTTTGGACTGAAAACGAACCAACTCAAAGATGTTTTTGCCCCTTCGTGCATGAGTTGCTTTGACTATGTTAATTCTCTAGCAGATTTGGTGGTGGGTTACATGGGCGCACCTTTCGGGTGGCAATGGATTGTGGTAAGAAATGAACAAGGCAAGGAAATGCTGGATTTGGTGAAAGACCAACTGGAAACCCAGCCTGTCATGTCGAAGGGCGATCGCAAAGCAGCAATCCAACAAAGTATACCTGCATACGATAAAGGTGTGACCCTCCCCATGTGGGCAGCAAAACTTATGGGTGTCGTTATCGAAAGAATAGGTCCTAAAGGCTTGGAGTACGGTCGTTTCTCGATTGATTCTCACTTTACTCGTAATTATCTCTATGTGAAGCGGAATCACCCAGAGAAATTAGAGGGACACGTTCCAGAGTTTGCCAAGCGCATCGTTGGACAATATCAGTTACCGGAGTAA
- a CDS encoding Pepco domain-containing protein, producing the protein MSQEISTPEKIWIIVEETSQTETTTGSRSGHDIGGRLGETTREVERTEEAVNTKHRAVEVTKLKEEMQGFLQAMKEILDEADQPSSKMQLDEVQLSVEINGEGKVSLFGVGGKAGGKGAMTFKFKRK; encoded by the coding sequence ATGTCACAAGAAATCTCAACCCCTGAAAAAATCTGGATTATTGTTGAAGAAACATCCCAAACAGAGACGACAACTGGTTCCAGAAGTGGTCATGATATAGGAGGAAGACTAGGAGAAACGACAAGGGAAGTTGAAAGAACTGAAGAAGCCGTCAACACGAAACACAGAGCAGTAGAAGTCACCAAACTTAAGGAGGAAATGCAAGGATTTCTGCAAGCAATGAAAGAAATACTTGATGAAGCTGACCAACCTAGTTCCAAAATGCAGCTTGATGAAGTTCAGCTATCAGTGGAAATCAATGGAGAAGGAAAAGTCAGCTTGTTTGGCGTTGGTGGTAAAGCTGGGGGTAAAGGCGCTATGACCTTTAAATTTAAGCGAAAATAA
- a CDS encoding SUMF1/EgtB/PvdO family nonheme iron enzyme gives MGKNWAIVVGINNYDNLQPLKYAKRDAEVMAKWLREEAQFESVFLFTEDSPPIPTTPPIQTQPTFGRLRRFLQAQFENTEKPLLKPEDNFWFFFAGHGRRSADQDYLMLSDSDPTDVEHTALSVDYITQRLRRSGADNVVLFLDACRDQGSRGGLGIGIDEHQGVITFYSCTAHQQSWEIDELQHGSFTYTLLAGLRLQGEANCATVERLYEHLKRQVPQVNADYRKPKQNPYLKAEPPHKMYYILLEQSATLKDVQPLKYQASLAENRGDLSLAKQLWVRVLAASRGDWDAVDAIERIVLRQRGSSEPIISISEPMTSLRSGERSVTSEPTQESQIAQQAKAHRQNLVRYKQDFTKAIEQEFPLGESTRGRLRNLQQSLQLSNEEISQIEQPIIVQKEAEYRKRQEEERIRQQQEAERLRRQQQAEQLKQQEVERRRQQQATTITTPLRISRKRFLQLAGLGGAGLVTAVIGHEIYKPISLQSFNFEVVTVDERGKEINRRPGQAKFFSQDLGNNVTLEMVEIPAGSFTMGSPPGENGRRESEGPQHTVKVPTFFMGRFAVTQEQYQQVMGKNPSNFIGAKRPVEKVSWNDAMDFCKKLSQKTGRTYRLPSEAEWEYACRAGTTTPFHFGETLTTDLANYNGNYTYASAPKGEYRQQTTEVGSFPPNAFGLYDMHGNVWEWCQDNWHDNYKGAPVDGRAWVENDNQIQVLRGGSWYDGPVFCRSASRLDLRAERDDIDDYVGFRVVCAFGRTF, from the coding sequence ATGGGCAAGAACTGGGCAATTGTTGTTGGGATAAACAATTACGATAACCTCCAACCACTTAAGTATGCCAAGCGAGATGCTGAAGTGATGGCTAAGTGGCTGAGAGAGGAAGCTCAGTTTGAGTCAGTTTTCTTGTTTACAGAAGATTCGCCCCCCATACCAACCACTCCACCCATACAAACCCAACCGACTTTTGGTCGCCTGCGGCGATTTTTGCAAGCACAGTTCGAGAACACTGAAAAACCTTTGTTAAAACCAGAAGATAACTTCTGGTTCTTCTTTGCTGGTCATGGTAGGCGTTCGGCAGACCAAGATTATCTCATGCTTTCGGACAGTGATCCAACAGATGTAGAACATACAGCTCTCTCTGTTGATTACATAACACAACGATTACGCCGTAGCGGAGCAGATAACGTAGTATTGTTTTTAGATGCTTGCCGAGATCAAGGAAGTCGTGGGGGATTAGGAATTGGGATAGATGAGCATCAGGGAGTGATTACATTCTATTCCTGCACTGCTCATCAACAATCTTGGGAAATTGATGAATTACAACATGGGTCATTTACTTATACGCTGTTAGCAGGACTGCGGCTACAGGGAGAAGCGAATTGTGCCACAGTAGAACGTCTCTATGAACATTTGAAGCGTCAAGTTCCACAAGTTAATGCTGATTATAGGAAGCCCAAACAGAATCCTTATCTCAAGGCAGAGCCGCCCCACAAAATGTACTATATTCTGTTGGAGCAATCTGCCACTCTCAAAGATGTACAACCATTGAAGTACCAGGCATCTTTAGCTGAAAATAGAGGGGATTTGTCATTAGCAAAACAATTATGGGTGAGGGTTTTGGCAGCATCTCGTGGTGATTGGGATGCAGTTGATGCTATTGAAAGGATTGTCCTGCGCCAACGAGGAAGCTCTGAACCTATAATCTCAATTTCTGAGCCTATGACTTCGTTGCGAAGCGGAGAGAGGTCAGTAACTTCTGAACCCACCCAAGAATCACAAATTGCTCAACAGGCGAAAGCGCACCGCCAGAATTTAGTTCGTTACAAACAAGACTTCACTAAAGCAATTGAGCAAGAATTTCCTCTGGGTGAGTCAACTCGTGGGAGGTTAAGAAATTTACAACAATCTCTGCAACTTAGTAATGAAGAAATATCGCAGATTGAACAGCCAATTATTGTCCAGAAGGAAGCGGAGTACAGAAAACGTCAGGAAGAAGAGAGAATAAGGCAGCAACAAGAAGCAGAGAGATTACGGCGACAGCAGCAAGCAGAACAGCTGAAGCAACAGGAGGTAGAAAGACGCCGGCAGCAACAAGCCACAACTATTACAACTCCATTGCGAATAAGCCGAAAACGGTTTTTGCAGTTGGCTGGCTTGGGAGGTGCAGGCTTAGTGACAGCCGTGATAGGTCATGAAATTTACAAACCTATTTCGCTACAAAGTTTTAACTTTGAAGTAGTGACGGTAGATGAACGTGGAAAGGAAATTAATCGCCGCCCAGGTCAGGCAAAGTTTTTTAGCCAGGACTTGGGTAATAACGTAACTCTAGAGATGGTTGAGATTCCTGCTGGTTCTTTTACAATGGGTTCGCCACCAGGAGAAAACGGTCGAAGGGAAAGTGAAGGACCACAGCACACGGTAAAGGTGCCTACTTTTTTTATGGGCAGGTTTGCAGTCACCCAGGAACAGTATCAGCAAGTGATGGGTAAAAACCCGTCTAATTTTATCGGAGCGAAACGTCCTGTAGAAAAAGTGTCCTGGAATGATGCAATGGATTTTTGCAAAAAACTCAGCCAAAAGACAGGACGTACCTATAGATTACCTAGTGAAGCAGAGTGGGAATACGCTTGTAGGGCAGGGACGACAACACCTTTCCACTTTGGTGAGACTCTGACAACGGATTTAGCAAATTATAACGGTAACTACACTTACGCTTCTGCACCAAAAGGCGAATATCGACAACAAACAACAGAAGTAGGAAGTTTTCCGCCCAACGCGTTTGGATTATACGATATGCACGGGAATGTCTGGGAATGGTGTCAAGATAATTGGCATGACAACTATAAAGGAGCGCCTGTTGATGGCAGGGCGTGGGTTGAGAATGATAATCAAATACAAGTGCTGCGGGGCGGTTCCTGGTACGACGGTCCTGTCTTCTGCCGTTCCGCGTCTCGCCTCGACCTTAGGGCGGAGCGCGACGACATCGACGACTATGTTGGTTTTCGTGTTGTCTGCGCGTTCGGGAGGACTTTTTAG
- a CDS encoding Uma2 family endonuclease, with protein MTQALTKQVTFDEFIAWYPENSQRRYELYDGVIVEMPSPTGDHEEVVGFLVGEIVVEYCRLNLPYFIPKTAFIKPISGKSAYSPDVLLLNRPHLINEPLWKQASTVSDAGSIPLVVEVVSSNWRDDYHKKLADYEEMGILEYWIVDYAALGGRAFIGNPKQPTLSVYQLIEGEYQVTQFRGGERIQSPTFPELALTAEQVFQAA; from the coding sequence GTGACTCAAGCTTTAACCAAACAAGTAACCTTTGATGAATTTATTGCCTGGTATCCAGAGAATTCGCAACGACGCTATGAATTGTATGATGGAGTCATTGTTGAGATGCCATCACCAACAGGCGATCATGAAGAGGTTGTGGGGTTTTTGGTCGGAGAAATAGTCGTAGAATACTGTCGCTTGAATCTTCCTTATTTCATCCCCAAAACCGCGTTCATTAAGCCAATTTCCGGCAAATCAGCTTATTCACCAGATGTGCTGTTATTAAATCGTCCCCATCTCATCAACGAACCTCTGTGGAAACAAGCGTCAACTGTATCGGACGCAGGATCAATCCCCTTGGTGGTTGAAGTTGTTAGCAGTAATTGGCGTGACGATTATCACAAAAAACTTGCTGACTACGAGGAAATGGGTATCCTTGAATACTGGATTGTGGATTACGCAGCATTAGGCGGACGAGCGTTTATTGGCAACCCCAAGCAGCCGACTCTCTCAGTGTACCAGTTGATTGAAGGTGAGTATCAAGTGACTCAGTTTAGAGGAGGAGAGCGCATTCAATCTCCGACATTTCCAGAACTGGCGTTAACCGCCGAACAAGTTTTTCAAGCAGCTTGA
- a CDS encoding creatininase family protein yields MHSFIPPQRFFPYLTWTDIQAMPNKENVVLIQPVGAIEQHGPHLPLIVDAAIGVAVLGKALEKLDESIPAYALPTLYYGKSNEHWHFPGTITLSAETLLATLTEVAESVYRSGFRKLVLMNSHGGQPQVMEIVARDLHIKYSDFLVFPLFTWRVPHITSELLTPKEKQLGIHAGDAETSIMLAILPEQVKMDAAVAEYPPEQPAGSLLSMEGKLSFAWATQDLSKSGVVGDPTVATKEKGDRILESVSGGWVQVIKDVYAFQQPQPE; encoded by the coding sequence ATGCATAGCTTTATTCCTCCACAACGCTTTTTTCCCTACCTCACTTGGACTGATATCCAGGCAATGCCAAACAAGGAAAATGTGGTTCTTATTCAACCAGTCGGAGCAATTGAACAGCATGGTCCTCATCTGCCGCTGATTGTTGATGCTGCAATTGGTGTGGCGGTACTCGGAAAAGCATTAGAAAAGCTGGATGAGAGCATTCCGGCATATGCTCTGCCAACTCTGTATTATGGGAAATCAAATGAACACTGGCATTTTCCTGGTACAATAACTTTAAGTGCTGAAACTCTGCTGGCAACCCTGACGGAAGTTGCAGAAAGTGTTTACCGTTCTGGGTTTAGAAAGCTGGTGTTGATGAACTCCCACGGCGGACAACCCCAAGTTATGGAGATTGTGGCGCGAGATTTGCATATCAAGTACAGTGACTTCTTGGTGTTTCCGCTGTTTACCTGGCGAGTTCCACATATTACCTCGGAATTACTGACACCAAAGGAGAAGCAACTCGGTATTCATGCCGGAGATGCGGAAACGAGCATCATGTTAGCAATTTTACCAGAACAGGTGAAGATGGATGCTGCTGTTGCCGAGTATCCACCAGAACAACCAGCAGGAAGTTTGTTGAGTATGGAAGGGAAGTTATCTTTTGCGTGGGCGACACAGGATTTAAGCAAAAGTGGTGTGGTGGGAGATCCTACAGTTGCAACTAAAGAAAAAGGCGATCGCATTCTCGAATCTGTGTCTGGTGGCTGGGTGCAAGTTATAAAAGATGTGTATGCTTTTCAACAGCCACAACCTGAATAA
- a CDS encoding ROK family protein: MVENNGAIRTLSVDIGGSGVKVLVLDITGKPLTQRARTETPQPAKPEAVIDAIVTLAATQGEFHRVSVGFPGVVRGGVTQTAVNLNPDWIGFDLATTLSNRLNKPVRVINDADMQGLGAISGKGVELVITLGTGFGSALFVDGKLVPNLEMGHHEFRKGETYEEQLRRATLEKVGEKKWNRRLEKAIAFLQHLFNYDYLYIGGGEAVRVDIQLPTNVKIIPNITGLLGGIALWKD; this comes from the coding sequence ATGGTTGAAAATAATGGAGCTATCCGCACTTTATCAGTAGATATTGGTGGGAGTGGTGTAAAAGTATTGGTATTAGATATTACGGGGAAACCTTTGACTCAACGGGCGAGAACAGAGACACCGCAACCTGCAAAACCAGAGGCTGTGATTGATGCAATTGTAACGCTAGCAGCGACTCAAGGTGAGTTTCATCGTGTTTCGGTCGGTTTTCCTGGTGTGGTGCGCGGTGGGGTAACGCAGACAGCTGTGAACTTAAATCCAGATTGGATTGGGTTTGATTTGGCGACAACATTGTCAAATCGTTTAAACAAACCTGTGCGAGTCATCAATGATGCTGATATGCAGGGTTTAGGCGCGATTTCTGGAAAAGGCGTGGAATTGGTAATTACGCTGGGTACGGGTTTTGGTTCCGCTTTGTTTGTAGATGGTAAACTAGTGCCGAATTTAGAAATGGGACATCATGAATTTCGCAAAGGCGAGACTTACGAGGAACAGCTAAGACGTGCAACCTTGGAAAAGGTAGGTGAGAAGAAATGGAACAGACGCTTAGAAAAGGCGATCGCATTTCTGCAACATTTATTCAATTACGATTACCTATATATTGGCGGTGGTGAAGCGGTAAGAGTAGATATTCAGTTGCCGACAAATGTGAAGATTATTCCTAATATAACTGGTTTGTTGGGTGGTATTGCTTTGTGGAAAGATTAA
- a CDS encoding CHAT domain-containing protein, translated as MITEDQRRRLERERNSFKQLYQLQSEKVERIQKALIIETDPSRKFQYEQQIQEEERTLKELDDKLYKIENQLQSAPLSTKFDSKKIQQKILILAAIPQPHDLRLDKEMREIRTAIERATRRDLFEIDVRTAVRSQDIRRAIAEVHPQIVHFCGHGMEDGSLVLEDDGGKHKPVSPEGLAALFKLHAEYVNCVLLNACYSEKAAKAISQYINYTIGMNQPIKDQAAIIFAQGFYDGLGYKNLDNQDIFQRAFDEGIVAIQMENLAQGQIPVFKKKLAKK; from the coding sequence ATGATAACAGAAGACCAACGGCGTCGATTGGAACGAGAAAGAAACTCGTTTAAACAATTGTATCAACTCCAAAGTGAGAAAGTTGAAAGGATACAAAAAGCATTGATTATTGAAACTGATCCATCACGTAAGTTTCAATATGAACAGCAGATTCAAGAAGAAGAGCGTACGCTTAAGGAACTTGATGATAAGTTATATAAAATTGAAAATCAGTTACAATCTGCACCGCTTTCAACAAAATTTGATTCTAAAAAGATACAGCAAAAAATATTGATTTTGGCAGCAATTCCGCAACCGCATGATTTGCGTTTAGACAAAGAGATGCGGGAAATTAGGACAGCTATCGAACGGGCGACAAGACGCGATTTATTTGAAATTGATGTCAGAACTGCTGTACGCTCTCAAGATATCCGTAGGGCGATCGCAGAAGTACATCCTCAAATCGTCCATTTTTGTGGTCATGGCATGGAGGATGGTAGCTTGGTGTTAGAGGATGATGGAGGAAAACACAAACCTGTATCACCAGAAGGGTTGGCTGCATTGTTTAAGTTGCACGCTGAATATGTAAACTGTGTGCTGTTAAATGCTTGTTATTCAGAAAAAGCTGCCAAGGCAATTAGCCAATATATTAACTATACAATTGGGATGAACCAACCTATAAAAGACCAAGCGGCGATTATATTTGCTCAGGGGTTTTATGATGGTCTAGGGTATAAAAATTTAGATAATCAAGATATTTTTCAAAGAGCTTTTGATGAAGGTATTGTTGCTATTCAAATGGAAAACCTTGCACAGGGACAAATACCAGTTTTCAAGAAAAAGCTTGCTAAAAAATAG
- a CDS encoding Rpn family recombination-promoting nuclease/putative transposase, translating into MKTDSIFYRLFQEFPSIFFELIGEPAEEANAYQFSSVEVKQTAFRIDGVFLPAEESDNPFYFVEVQFQGDSGIYARLFTEIFLYLRQNQPQNDWRAAVLYPTRSLDTADRKHYREFFTSQRVSVIYLDELGEAVSLPIGVATVKLVIENEDTAIEKARELIDRTQQEISSQQQQQQLLQLIETILIYKFPTMSREEIEAMFGLSELKQTKVYQEAFEEGKQEGVEEGVRREKFRTVPLLLRLGLTVEQVARELDLTVEEVQEATQQQSSNQ; encoded by the coding sequence GTGAAAACTGACAGTATTTTCTATCGCCTATTTCAAGAATTTCCCAGCATCTTCTTTGAACTCATTGGTGAACCAGCAGAAGAGGCTAACGCTTACCAATTTTCATCCGTTGAAGTCAAGCAAACAGCTTTCAGAATTGATGGTGTATTTCTTCCTGCTGAAGAAAGCGACAACCCATTTTATTTTGTGGAAGTCCAATTTCAAGGAGATTCAGGAATTTATGCACGGCTGTTTACAGAAATCTTTTTGTATCTGCGGCAAAATCAACCACAAAATGACTGGCGTGCTGCTGTGCTATATCCTACCAGAAGTCTGGATACAGCAGATAGAAAACATTATCGTGAATTCTTTACCAGTCAGCGTGTTAGCGTTATCTACCTTGACGAATTAGGTGAAGCTGTATCTTTACCAATTGGCGTTGCAACTGTCAAGTTAGTGATTGAGAATGAAGATACAGCAATTGAGAAAGCAAGGGAGTTGATAGATAGAACTCAACAAGAGATAAGCTCACAACAGCAACAGCAGCAATTACTACAATTAATAGAGACGATTTTAATTTACAAGTTTCCGACAATGAGTCGAGAGGAGATAGAAGCAATGTTTGGATTAAGCGAGTTAAAGCAGACAAAGGTTTATCAGGAAGCATTTGAGGAAGGCAAGCAAGAAGGAGTAGAAGAAGGTGTCCGTCGGGAAAAGTTCAGAACAGTACCTCTGTTGTTAAGATTAGGGTTGACTGTGGAACAAGTAGCACGAGAGTTAGATCTGACTGTAGAAGAAGTGCAAGAGGCAACACAACAGCAATCTTCCAATCAATAA